In a single window of the Sediminicoccus sp. KRV36 genome:
- a CDS encoding AEC family transporter has product MMPYVDAFVPAFGLLALGALLKRRLLPDDAVWAGIERLIFWVLLPALLVAAIGSVRLGELPVLGMMAAIWTALAIGTAASLLIARGFRQPHGAMTSVLMGGIRFNNLIGFAVAGALFGAPGVALGAVATGLIVPFVQFVTNTAFAAGGGRRFQPWAVLRQILLNPLMLACLVGFAVAWAGGLPPGIKPLLESLGRASVALGLLAVGAALSVSAMADRVALQLITSALKLIVMPGLTLLLCLWLGLEPLSTAMAVLFMALPTAATSYVMARAMGGDAPLMAAITSTEHLFAMVSLPLWLLLVKRLTGLG; this is encoded by the coding sequence ATGATGCCCTATGTGGATGCCTTCGTGCCGGCCTTCGGGCTGCTGGCGCTCGGCGCCCTGCTCAAGCGGCGGCTGCTGCCCGATGACGCGGTCTGGGCGGGGATTGAGCGGCTGATCTTCTGGGTGCTGCTGCCGGCCTTGCTGGTGGCCGCCATCGGCTCCGTCCGGCTCGGCGAATTGCCGGTGCTTGGCATGATGGCGGCGATCTGGACGGCGCTGGCCATCGGCACGGCGGCGTCATTGCTGATCGCCAGGGGGTTTCGCCAGCCGCATGGCGCCATGACCAGCGTGCTGATGGGCGGCATCCGCTTCAACAACCTGATCGGCTTCGCGGTGGCGGGCGCCTTGTTCGGCGCGCCGGGGGTGGCGTTGGGCGCGGTCGCCACGGGGCTGATCGTGCCTTTCGTGCAATTCGTCACCAACACGGCCTTCGCGGCGGGCGGCGGGCGGCGCTTCCAGCCCTGGGCCGTGCTGCGGCAGATCCTGCTGAATCCGCTGATGCTGGCCTGCCTGGTCGGCTTCGCGGTGGCCTGGGCGGGTGGGCTGCCGCCGGGTATCAAGCCGCTGCTGGAATCGCTGGGCCGGGCCTCGGTGGCGCTGGGGCTGCTGGCGGTGGGGGCGGCACTGTCGGTCAGCGCCATGGCGGATCGGGTGGCGCTGCAACTCATCACCAGCGCGCTCAAGCTGATCGTCATGCCGGGGCTGACGCTGCTGCTGTGCCTGTGGCTGGGGCTGGAGCCGCTTTCGACGGCCATGGCGGTGCTGTTCATGGCCCTGCCTACCGCCGCCACCTCCTATGTCATGGCGCGGGCGATGGGGGGGGACGCGCCGCTGATGGCGGCCATCACCTCGACGGAGCATCTTTTCGCGATGGTCAGCCTGCCGCTCTGGCTGCTGCTGGTGAAACGGCTCACCGGCCTGGGCTGA
- a CDS encoding polymer-forming cytoskeletal protein, with the protein MSIFGRKKDETPDSSQEPGGVPTQRDAELTMPAYRAPAANSAPMGMPPKPNNAPVRPGVPAPAAMAARGGPVTTNTTERRTLIVGRGISLQGTVADAERLVVEGTVESQMIQAAELSVAQTGVFRGEVQVEDAEIAGLFDGTVTARGSLIVRSTGKIKGMARYKKLSVEEGGQIIGSMEMLQGEG; encoded by the coding sequence ATGTCCATCTTCGGTCGCAAAAAGGATGAAACACCCGACTCCAGCCAGGAGCCAGGCGGTGTGCCGACGCAGCGTGATGCGGAGCTGACCATGCCGGCCTATCGCGCGCCGGCCGCCAATAGCGCGCCGATGGGCATGCCGCCCAAGCCGAACAACGCCCCTGTCCGCCCCGGCGTGCCGGCCCCGGCCGCCATGGCGGCCCGCGGCGGCCCGGTGACCACCAACACGACCGAGCGCCGCACGCTCATCGTCGGCCGCGGCATCAGCCTGCAGGGCACCGTGGCCGATGCCGAGCGCCTCGTGGTCGAGGGCACGGTGGAAAGCCAGATGATCCAGGCGGCCGAGCTTTCGGTGGCCCAGACCGGCGTGTTCCGCGGTGAAGTCCAGGTCGAGGACGCCGAGATCGCCGGCCTCTTCGACGGCACGGTGACGGCGCGCGGCAGCCTGATCGTGCGCTCCACCGGCAAGATCAAGGGGATGGCGCGCTACAAGAAGCTCTCCGTCGAGGAAGGTGGCCAGATCATCGGCAGCATGGAAATGCTGCAGGGCGAGGGCTGA
- a CDS encoding adenosine kinase, translated as MSLPSLDILGIGNAIVDVLAPTDDAFLTGRGLPKGGMQLIDTNQAEALYAAMPAGVESSGGSAANTCAVAAALGARVGFLGKVAADQLGQVFAHDIKAAGVHFPTAPLASGAPTARCLILVTPDGQRTMNTFLGACVTFGPEDVDAAEVARAKVVYLEGYLFDPPAAQAAFRAAAKAAHAAGRKVALTLSDPFCVGRHREAFRAFVAEECDILFANEAEILALYETEDFEAAAKRVAQDVEIAALTRSEHGSVILSGGARHAVPAQPTKVLDTTGAGDAYAAGFLAAWTRDLPLAEAGRWGSIAAAEVISHYGARPQADLKALVG; from the coding sequence ATGAGCCTCCCCTCCCTTGATATTCTCGGCATCGGCAACGCCATCGTGGATGTGCTCGCCCCCACCGATGATGCCTTTCTCACCGGCCGCGGCCTGCCCAAGGGCGGCATGCAGCTGATCGATACGAACCAGGCCGAGGCGCTCTACGCCGCCATGCCGGCCGGCGTCGAAAGCTCGGGCGGTTCGGCCGCCAATACCTGCGCCGTCGCCGCGGCACTCGGCGCCCGCGTGGGCTTCCTCGGCAAGGTCGCGGCTGACCAGCTGGGCCAGGTCTTCGCGCATGACATCAAGGCGGCGGGCGTGCATTTCCCGACCGCACCGCTGGCGTCCGGCGCGCCCACCGCACGCTGCCTGATCCTGGTGACGCCCGATGGGCAGCGCACCATGAACACCTTCCTCGGCGCCTGCGTGACCTTCGGGCCGGAGGATGTAGACGCGGCCGAGGTCGCGCGCGCCAAGGTGGTCTATCTGGAGGGCTATCTGTTCGATCCGCCGGCCGCCCAGGCTGCCTTCCGCGCCGCCGCCAAGGCCGCGCATGCCGCCGGCCGCAAGGTGGCGCTGACCCTGTCGGACCCCTTCTGCGTCGGCCGCCACCGCGAGGCTTTCCGTGCCTTCGTGGCCGAGGAATGCGACATCCTCTTTGCCAATGAGGCGGAAATCCTGGCCCTCTATGAGACCGAGGATTTCGAGGCGGCAGCAAAGCGCGTGGCGCAGGATGTGGAAATCGCGGCACTGACGCGCAGCGAGCATGGCTCGGTCATCCTTTCCGGTGGCGCGCGGCACGCGGTGCCGGCCCAGCCGACCAAGGTGCTGGACACGACCGGCGCGGGCGATGCCTATGCGGCAGGCTTCCTGGCCGCCTGGACGCGGGACCTGCCCTTGGCCGAAGCCGGCCGCTGGGGCAGCATCGCGGCGGCCGAGGTCATCAGCCATTATGGCGCCCGCCCGCAGGCGGATCTCAAGGCCCTGGTCGGATAG
- a CDS encoding nuclear transport factor 2 family protein, producing MTPDLPEAPPAIRAAILDWLSRFSATVREVDYRSAYPFWHPRIIAFGTVQPIVEGLETFRDRQWESVWPRTSDFTFRLDVTRVLASPDGKMAVAIAPFTSTGYAPDGAVFDRPGRTTLILVPGGDAEPWIAVHSHMSLARGVPADSHGNRPVKAR from the coding sequence GTGACGCCGGACCTGCCCGAGGCGCCGCCCGCGATCCGCGCTGCCATCCTGGATTGGCTCTCCCGCTTCTCGGCCACGGTGCGGGAGGTGGATTACCGCAGCGCCTATCCCTTCTGGCACCCGCGCATCATCGCCTTCGGCACGGTGCAGCCCATCGTCGAGGGGCTGGAGACCTTCCGTGACCGCCAGTGGGAATCGGTCTGGCCCAGGACCAGCGATTTCACCTTCCGGCTGGATGTCACCCGCGTGCTCGCCAGCCCGGATGGGAAGATGGCGGTCGCGATCGCGCCCTTCACCTCGACCGGCTACGCCCCCGATGGGGCGGTGTTCGACCGGCCGGGCCGCACCACGCTGATCCTGGTTCCCGGTGGCGATGCCGAGCCCTGGATCGCCGTGCACAGCCACATGTCCCTCGCACGGGGCGTGCCGGCGGACAGCCATGGCAACCGGCCCGTCAAGGCGCGGTGA
- the typA gene encoding translational GTPase TypA yields the protein MPMRNLAIIAHVDHGKTTLVDQLLKQAGTFRENQQVAERAMDRNDLERERGITILAKCTAVEWHGVKLNIVDTPGHADFGGEVERILSMVDGCVLLVDAAEGVLPQTKFVLTKALARGIRPIVLVNKVDRQDARPHEVHDEIFDLFANLGANDEQLDFPMLFASGRQGWADESMDGPRENLNAMFDLIVRHVPAPTVLPDAPFAMNASILEYDNFLGRILTGRIEQGTARMNMPVKVLRADGTTVETGRLTKLLTFRGLERVPVEEAHAGDIIAIAGLSDTTIPDTICAPDQPVPLPAIPVDPPTLAMTFRVNDGPLGGREGKKVTSRQIRDRLERETEGNVAIRVTVSSETDAFEVAGRGELQLGVLIEQMRREGFELTIGRPRVLMRDNPETGAREEPFEEVLVDVDDAYTGVVVEKLSIRKAQMQDMRPSGGGKTRLTFIMPSRGLIGYHSEFLTDTRGTGIMNRLFHGYAPWAGVMEGRRNGSLISNVDGETTQYALFALQERGTLFVDPGAKVYVGLIMGENSRGDDLEVNPVKEKKLTNIRAAGKDDALLLIPPRKLSLEQAIAYIEDDELVEVTPSAVRLRKRHLDPNDRKRASRKAEGLPVKGEAA from the coding sequence ATGCCCATGCGTAACCTCGCCATCATCGCGCACGTTGACCACGGCAAGACCACCCTGGTGGACCAATTGCTGAAGCAGGCCGGCACCTTCCGCGAGAACCAGCAGGTCGCCGAGCGCGCCATGGACCGCAATGACCTGGAGCGGGAGCGCGGCATCACCATCCTCGCCAAATGCACCGCCGTCGAGTGGCATGGCGTCAAGCTGAACATCGTGGACACCCCCGGCCACGCCGATTTCGGCGGCGAGGTGGAGCGCATCCTCTCCATGGTGGATGGCTGCGTGCTGCTGGTGGACGCCGCCGAGGGGGTGCTGCCGCAGACCAAGTTCGTGCTGACCAAGGCGCTGGCCCGCGGCATCCGCCCCATCGTGCTGGTCAACAAGGTGGACCGCCAGGATGCCCGCCCGCATGAGGTGCATGACGAGATCTTCGACCTCTTCGCCAATCTCGGCGCCAATGACGAGCAGCTCGATTTCCCGATGCTCTTCGCCTCCGGCCGCCAGGGCTGGGCGGATGAGAGCATGGACGGCCCGCGTGAGAATCTGAACGCGATGTTCGACCTCATCGTCCGACACGTGCCGGCGCCCACGGTGCTGCCGGATGCGCCCTTCGCGATGAACGCCTCGATCCTGGAATATGACAACTTCCTCGGCCGCATCCTGACCGGCCGCATCGAGCAGGGAACGGCGCGGATGAACATGCCGGTGAAGGTGCTGCGCGCCGATGGCACCACGGTGGAAACCGGCCGCCTGACCAAGCTGCTGACCTTCCGCGGCCTGGAGCGCGTGCCGGTGGAGGAGGCGCATGCGGGCGACATCATCGCCATCGCCGGCCTGTCCGACACCACCATCCCCGACACCATCTGCGCCCCCGACCAGCCTGTGCCGCTGCCCGCCATTCCGGTGGACCCGCCCACGCTCGCCATGACCTTCCGCGTGAATGACGGCCCGCTGGGTGGCCGCGAGGGCAAGAAGGTCACTTCCCGCCAGATCCGGGACCGCCTGGAGCGCGAGACGGAGGGCAATGTCGCCATCCGCGTCACCGTCTCCAGCGAGACGGATGCCTTCGAGGTCGCCGGTCGTGGCGAACTTCAGCTCGGCGTTCTGATCGAGCAGATGCGCCGCGAGGGCTTCGAGCTCACCATCGGCCGCCCGCGCGTGCTGATGCGCGACAACCCCGAGACCGGCGCCCGCGAGGAGCCCTTCGAGGAAGTGCTGGTGGATGTGGATGATGCCTATACCGGCGTCGTCGTGGAGAAGCTCTCCATCCGCAAGGCGCAGATGCAGGACATGCGGCCCTCGGGCGGCGGCAAGACCCGCCTGACCTTCATCATGCCCTCACGCGGGTTGATCGGGTATCACAGCGAATTCCTGACCGACACGCGCGGCACCGGCATCATGAACCGTCTGTTCCATGGCTACGCGCCCTGGGCCGGCGTCATGGAAGGCCGGCGCAACGGCTCGCTGATCTCCAATGTCGATGGCGAGACGACGCAATACGCGCTCTTCGCCCTGCAGGAGCGCGGCACGCTGTTCGTGGACCCGGGTGCGAAGGTCTATGTCGGCCTGATCATGGGCGAGAATTCGCGCGGCGATGACCTGGAAGTGAACCCGGTCAAGGAAAAGAAACTGACCAACATCCGCGCCGCCGGCAAGGATGACGCGCTGCTGCTGATCCCGCCGCGCAAGCTCAGCCTGGAGCAGGCGATTGCCTATATCGAGGATGACGAGCTGGTGGAGGTCACGCCCTCGGCCGTGCGGCTGCGCAAGCGCCATCTGGATCCGAATGACCGCAAGCGCGCCAGCCGCAAGGCCGAAGGCCTGCCGGTCAAGGGCGAGGCGGCCTGA
- a CDS encoding acetamidase/formamidase family protein has product MPATHRIPATPETIRWGTFDGSFKPILEVESGDLVILQCVSGAPDVVAEAEALGLAIPPALVAIHASNPPRLGPHILTGPVAVKGAMPGDVLRVDIEKIELGAEWGFCGFRPLGGTLPEDFPYRRMLHIPVDHEKRTGLVPIGGGITLPLSPFFGVMGVAPPPEWGPISTKEPRAHGGNLDNKEIGEGATLFLPVHVPGGNFSAGDGHGVQGDGEVCINALEMCLTGHFRFTLMKDANLLYPRAETPTHYITMGMHEDLDEAMKKALREMIGFITSRTNLSPADAYQFCSLAVDFHVTQTVNGEKGVHGLLKKGLLF; this is encoded by the coding sequence ATGCCCGCCACCCACCGCATTCCCGCCACCCCCGAGACCATCCGCTGGGGCACTTTCGATGGCAGCTTCAAGCCCATCCTCGAAGTGGAGAGCGGCGATCTCGTCATTCTGCAATGCGTCTCGGGCGCGCCCGATGTCGTCGCCGAAGCCGAAGCGCTCGGCCTCGCCATCCCGCCCGCGCTGGTCGCCATCCATGCGAGCAACCCACCGCGCCTGGGGCCACATATCCTGACCGGCCCCGTCGCCGTGAAGGGTGCGATGCCCGGCGATGTGCTGCGCGTGGATATCGAGAAGATCGAGCTTGGCGCCGAATGGGGCTTTTGCGGCTTCCGCCCGTTGGGCGGCACGCTGCCGGAGGATTTCCCCTATCGGCGCATGCTGCACATCCCGGTGGATCACGAGAAGCGCACGGGCCTGGTGCCGATCGGCGGCGGCATCACCCTGCCGCTCAGCCCCTTCTTTGGCGTGATGGGTGTCGCCCCGCCGCCGGAATGGGGCCCGATCAGCACGAAGGAACCGCGCGCCCATGGCGGCAACCTCGACAACAAGGAAATCGGCGAGGGCGCGACGCTGTTCCTGCCGGTGCATGTCCCGGGCGGCAATTTCTCGGCAGGCGACGGCCATGGCGTGCAGGGCGATGGTGAGGTCTGCATCAACGCTCTGGAAATGTGCCTGACCGGCCATTTCCGCTTTACCCTGATGAAGGACGCCAACCTGCTCTATCCGCGGGCCGAGACGCCGACGCACTACATCACCATGGGCATGCACGAAGACCTGGACGAGGCGATGAAGAAGGCGCTCAGGGAGATGATCGGCTTCATCACCAGCCGCACCAATCTGAGCCCCGCCGATGCCTATCAGTTCTGCTCGCTGGCCGTGGATTTCCATGTGACCCAGACGGTGAACGGCGAAAAGGGCGTGCATGGCCTGCTGAAGAAGGGCCTTTTGTTCTGA
- a CDS encoding magnesium transporter CorA family protein: MLTTYTVENGHLAVRDHERDPDALRRAAWIDLLQPSLEEEHAVQAALGIEVPTREEMQEIESSSRLYREGETLVLTANFLYGADTGEFSSTPISFVLTANALITVRYATPKAFPVFTARCQKTPALVASGDAVMLHLFEQIVDRLADILERISSDMDRASHNIFLRGVPDAATKRERNLKEALLTLGQVGEVTTRASETLLGLNRILTFVGAEKATAVRKENQGTIKTLVRDVRSLVEYANFLNSKATFLLDAVLGIINVEQTNIIKTFTVVSVALMPPTLIASIYGMNFQHMPELEWTIGYPLALGLMVATAVLPIWYFKRKGLL; encoded by the coding sequence ATGCTGACGACCTACACCGTCGAGAACGGTCACCTCGCGGTCCGCGATCATGAGCGCGATCCGGATGCGCTGCGCCGCGCCGCCTGGATTGACCTGCTGCAACCCTCGCTGGAGGAGGAGCACGCGGTGCAGGCCGCCCTCGGCATCGAGGTGCCGACGCGTGAGGAAATGCAGGAGATCGAAAGCTCCTCCCGGCTGTATCGGGAGGGCGAGACGCTCGTGCTCACGGCGAATTTCCTCTACGGCGCCGATACGGGGGAGTTCAGCTCCACGCCCATCTCCTTCGTGCTCACCGCCAATGCCCTGATCACTGTGCGTTACGCCACACCCAAGGCGTTTCCCGTCTTCACCGCGCGCTGCCAGAAGACGCCGGCGCTGGTGGCCAGCGGTGACGCCGTGATGCTGCATCTGTTCGAGCAGATCGTGGATCGCCTCGCGGATATCCTGGAGCGCATCAGCAGCGACATGGACCGCGCGAGCCACAACATCTTCCTGCGCGGCGTGCCCGATGCCGCGACCAAGCGCGAGCGCAACCTCAAGGAAGCGCTCCTGACGCTGGGCCAGGTGGGGGAAGTCACCACCCGCGCCTCGGAAACACTGCTCGGGCTGAACCGCATCCTCACCTTTGTCGGCGCTGAAAAGGCGACGGCGGTGCGCAAGGAAAATCAGGGCACCATCAAGACCCTGGTGCGTGACGTGCGCTCCCTCGTGGAATACGCGAATTTCCTGAACAGCAAGGCGACCTTCCTGCTGGACGCCGTGCTGGGCATCATCAATGTCGAGCAGACGAACATCATCAAGACCTTCACCGTGGTGAGCGTGGCCTTGATGCCGCCGACGCTGATCGCCTCCATCTACGGCATGAATTTCCAGCACATGCCGGAGCTGGAATGGACCATCGGCTACCCCCTGGCGCTGGGGCTGATGGTGGCGACGGCGGTGCTGCCGATCTGGTATTTCAAGCGCAAGGGGCTGCTGTAG